A stretch of DNA from Lotus japonicus ecotype B-129 chromosome 4, LjGifu_v1.2:
AGAGACACAAACGTGTCTGGGAATGCATCAATGGGAAAGTAATTTATTAGACGGACTTCAGTCTTGAATAGAAAATCAATCTTGTAGTTATGCCTAGTAGTCTTATAATCCCCATCATTATCAACCAACACGAAACATGAAACACTGTAAACGTGACCGTCTATCAAAGACTTCTCAAATTTATACATTAGATCTTCTTAATGGTTGCATGAATCATATTTCCCTTCAAACATAGAAAACGTGTCATCAGAACCATATGATCAAAACGAAAAAAGAGAGAGGAAATTCTTCAGAATTTCAAACCTTTAATTTGCATCCGCCATCATAACCATCTCAAGAGAGTGGGGCAGTTTTGCATTCTTGAAATCCTAGTCGTACCATATTCTTATGACATTGACAATAATGCTCCAATTTTCATTTTCACAGTGAAGCTCCATGACATCATTAAACACAACAACCATTTCAAAGAATGTTATTAGCTCAAAATCGATTCAAGAATTTTGTATGTTGTTGGGTTTAAGCAATGCAAAAATCGAGCAGTATTTATAGATGGAAAAATCAGGGCTTTATTGAAAACACAGCGGAGAAACAAACCAATGTGCTAGCatttctcttaatttttttggGTTACATAGGAAAGTAAAAAACGAAGTAAAGAACTACTCTAAAACATCATGTCACAGCGCAGCAACAAACCCCTGAAGGAGGAATCCCCTAGATGCGACAAGATGAACCTTCATGAGAGGCTCTGCGTGCAAGCAGATCAGCTGCATGATTTCTACCCTGTCAATGGCTATGAAGTAAACATTCCAATCGCAATCAAGCATGCCTAAATTCCTGTTATAGTATCTCTCGCCCAAAACGTCCGCACATCTACTTGGTTTTGAAGGACATCCACCATGCCGGAACAATAAGAGGAGCACAAAATGTTCTTAAGCCACAAGTCCCAACAATGCTTCAAGCCCGCTTCCACCACCAAAAACTCTACTAAGAAAGTGTTCCAATGTCCATAACCTACCGAAACGCCTAAGATCCATTGACCCGTTTTATCCAATACCATCACAGCGCATCCCATACGGTTAGTTCCTCGATTCCAACTCCCATCCGTAAGCACTTGCATCATCGTGGCTCCTCCCCCACTTGTGCCTCCATTACTAATTGCAGTTTGCCGAATGAAGTGTAGGGGAGATTGCATTGACTATAGGCCAACATCTCTAACTTAATTAAGAGAATTATGGAGAGATTTATTATGGTCTTCTAAAAACTTGTGCAAGGTTACACATTTGCTTTTGGTGCTTGCTCTGGTACCTTGAGTCAATTCAAGgcgtggtacccaaaatgagttaAATTAGTTGTAAAAACTTATATATTCATTAAAAAGTTCGATTTGATTATATCATAGTAATGTAGTATTCCATTGCCAAAGATGTGAAATTCGTTTGTTATGATTTTCAACCTTTGTTCTTCCGTCAAATATGGTCATTTGACGCGTATCGCCACCATCATCGTTCGTCTTCACTACTCATcccttttttattaaaaaatgaattatatgAAATAGAGCTaattgaaaagtaaaataaaatttgaaaatctaAAATTTACATTGAACAACATagtaataatctattaaataacTTAATGTGGGTATCACACCCAAAAAATATTATGGGTACCGCATAATTTGCCTTTGCTTTTTGACCTGCAGTAATAGGTTTAgcaggttttaaaaaaaaataaaaaaacatatatatattagtaaattaattaataaaggaTTAGGTTAATTAGTGAATAAATTATTCTGCTCCTTCCTGATCTGGGATTAATTTCTAATCCCTACCCTTCATCTTATCTTCACGGTAATCAACCTATCTTCAACCTCATCCAtcattcttcatctttcaaccacAACCTAAACCctgatttttcaaaactcattTGAAAATGACAATAGAAaccaaaatctgagaacaaaaAATAGCAACAAAGCTCTCTATGTCCATAATCTGAGTTTTGTGCGGTTGAAAGAGGTGGTGGTTGTGATTGATTTGggatcaaaaaaaatatttattcaatCAAAGCCAAGTgttacagaagaatcatcaccATGGGATGCAACAGAAAAGACAATATTAGCAATTAAAAGCAATCATCATCGTATATCCATGAAGTTTGAATCTGTACGCCTCACTTGATAAAAATTAGAACCAGATAATAATCTTCATGGAGAAACTGCCATTCAAGAGTAAGGAGATCTCTGTCTCATCAACCCACGAAGCAAAAAACCCAGATCTAACCCCAGCAATCCATCCCCACCTGCAACCGAAACCGAGAACCCAGATCCACAACTTCAACTTCAACTCCAGAAAACTTCAAATGCAAAAAATCCAGAAACATGGCTTTGAGTTTCTCCTTTTCTGCTATAGCCGCCACCTCCTCTTCTCCCATGGCtacgccaccaccaccatctccttctcTTCCCTGAACTCGCGCCATCTCCTTTCCTCACCCAGAATCACGCACCACcaactcctctctctctctctctctctctctctctctctctctctccctgaTCACGCAGGAGGTTGTCAACGAGACATGGAAGTTTCGCGAAGGTGGTAGATGGGTCGATCTGTGGTGAGGGTTCGACGACGGTGGCTGGTGACGGTGAAGGAGGCAGATCACGAGTTCCGATCCGCTGCGCCTCTCTCGCTGCTCCTCTCTCGCGCCGCCACAATCTCTAGATCTGAAGAAGAATTCCCAGATCTGGTTCGATCTTGCTAGGTTGAAGTGTAGTGCGGTGGAGTTCGAAGAAACGGCTCTGGAATTGGTTGAGGATGGTGATGGAGGTCCGTGATTTTGAATGGAGGAGAGGAGTGGTGGCCGGCGGTGCACCACCATCACCATACCCAGATctgaaaactcatttttttgtttcattCTTCAACATTCCTGTGTGATGAGGAGGGGAGGAAGATGGAAAAGATTTGGGGTTGAGTTTCAGATCTGGGGTGAGGTTCTGAAATATGGGTTGAAGAAAATGAtgtgaagaagatgagtgatgaagatgataagaTTAAGaataagtgtttttttttacacaTTAAGGATAAATGTTTGATtaagaaaatatgatttttggaatttttttttaaaaagctgTTATAGTGGATTAAAATGCTTTGGTGTAACtttacacaagtttttagaggaccataataaataaatttttccgAGAATTATCCTTGAAAAAAATGCATTATTTAGCATTGAATTTATTAATAGCCGTACTAGCAATAAAAGgagaatgaaaaaggagaaaaggcaataaaaagaaataaaagtgCAAATAATCGACGACCAAACTCGCCCGCAAACCGAGGAGAGAGAGAAGGGGAAATTGTCTATCACAAACTGCCAGTGGGTCCCAGCGATGGATGCGGAGGCGGAGGCTACATCCCCGGCGGCCGCCGTATCGCGGTGGAAGTTCGAGGTGTCACGGCGGTACCAACACCTCCTGGACAAAGCGACGCCGTACGTGGCGAAGCGGTGGTTGGGGTGCCTGGTGGTGGCGCTGGTGTACGCGCTCCGCGTCTACATGGTGGAAGGATTCTACATCGTTTCCTACGGTCTCGGCATTTACATCCTCAACCTTCTGATCGGCTTCCTTTCCCCTCAGGTCGATCCCGAGGTTCAAGATTCCGGTGGCCCCTCCCTCCCCACCTCCACTTCCGACGAGTTTCGCCCCTTCGTTCGCCGCCTCCCGGAGTTCAAGTTCTGGTAACTTCCCGTCCTCCTTCTTTCGCTTTCCCAATTCGCCATTTCTGTTTCTAGGGTTTGTTCCTCGATTCAATTTTGGATTTGGGATTTTAGATCAATTCGGACAATCTTGGATGATTCGATTCGATTAGTTTGTGATGATGAGTTATTGGTtgagttgttgttgttcttataTGTCAATGGTgtagaaaattgaaaattgagtATAGATGGAAAATCAATATAGTGCATGCAGTTTGAGGTTGTGTTTGAGGATTCACCACCCACCCTTGCTGCTATAATATAGAGGAAGTGATCAAGTGTAAGTAGCCGAGAAATTGGCGCGATCCGTTGTGCTGCAGCCTCTGCATGGTGATCCCCTGAAAGATCTGTTTCAGCATTACAGAACCAAACTAGGGTGATTCTGATTAATCATGGTTACCACAACCCGAATCCAGACCCTAATTCCAAGGCATATTTGTTCACATAGTAAACCTAGGAGACCTAGCTAAGTTGAAAGTGAGTATCCCTCAACTCTGCTCGGTCCCCTTCTTATGATACTGGTATGGTTTGCACCATTTAATGAGTGGACCTCCATAGTCATTGTGTCAATTATGATGTTCCTGATTTCTGGCATTCATTTAATTCTCAATGTAACGACATTCAGCGGAAATTTTGGCATGTCGGTCGGCCTTCATGAAAGAAACACTCCCTTCCAGATCCCGAGGATGTCGCTGAAATCACGCAACATGGTCGGTCACCTTACATAAACAATATTCATTGCCTGTGTACTCTGTCTAATCTATATCTCCAAAGCTCCTCGATGCTATGCTGGCCATCAAACTAATTCTAATTTTCCAAATAATAGCACAGATTCCTTATCTATTTGTCTCTGCAAATTGTCTTTGCAGCTAAAGAGTAAGCCACTCATGGTTGTCCAGCCGAGTTAATAGGACATTGCTTTGGTGCTAACAAAGGAAGCTAAGATCAACGACACTGACCATCTCTTTTAGGTGGCTCAGTAAAGCTTTTACCTTAAATCCATTAGCGTTTTCTTGCCGTTCATCAAGCTGACAATCTATTTGTCCCCTTACATCTATTGGGACAATTAAATGCCCATCATGTACAAGTTTTTCCTTGTTTCAAACAATTAGTTATCTGAAGAAAGAATTTTTTGCAATCTAAGGAAATTAAATATATGTAATATAATTCCCTTGCATTTCAAGTTCTTTTAAATTCTGAGCCATAGATACAAATTCTTGAGGCTTCGATACATATCGCAGTATGGATCTAAAATGAACCTGAATCTCATTTAGTATCTCCGATTCAGTGATGAGTCATATGATTTACGGTTCGCGGGTGAATCTTACGATTCAAAGTTGCGTGCAGGTTGCACTTTAGTCGGGTTGAGTTGTGTGGCCAGTATAGGTTTATGGTGCTTTTTTGAAGTTTTACAGAAGAGGCCAGAAATGGCCATTCTCTTAAAAATCAAACCCTACTTTGGTCCTCAGTCCTCACTACTATCGATTCATGTGACATTTCTGGCTCACCAAAGAAACATGTCTCCTTTGTTGTTTCGGTCCCCTTGTGCTTCTCTCCATCTACTACTGAGTTTCCTTATGGGATAATTGCTTACTGCTGTTGTGAAATTTGTTATTGCTACAGATTAGTGTTGACCTTGGGGATGGTGAATGATTCAATTAGTTAGATTATAATTATTTACTAGAATCTAAGTATATGTAGTAGGAAAGTAATTTGCATTTTTTTCATCttattaagtataggcacccactatttttcttcttattttgatttatggCTTGGGTCCTGTAttagtttaatatttattatatgaAATATCAGCTTATGTTTCCATTTATAACTTGATTTTTTTGTATCATGTATCTTAcgatacataaaaaaaaattgattcatgATTTGAATCTCGATTCAATAACTATAATCTGAGCCCTGACATACATATAAAACACAAATGAGCTGCACAATCTGTTAGTTTTAGTTTCAGAGGAAATCAAGCTGCAAAATATAGAAAAGATCAGTACAACTAATTGTTATATTTTTCTCTAtgaaaattgtgatttttttaagcTACTAATGTTGTGTTATTTACAGTTATCTATCTGTAAAAATTTATCTGAGAAATTGTTATCGTGTGTGAAACTAAGTATAGACATGTGAAATGAGCAAATAGAGATCTGTTAGTGTTTTTCTGACAAGAATGTAATTGTGATTTTACACAAATTATGAATTGTTCAAGTGCCCACAGTACAAAATAGCATTGCATTGTCTGACAATTATGAATTTTGAAAAGAGATCTTGATGGACTGAGTCCTTTCCTTAAAGTTTCTATTGCTCTTTGTCAATGTCTATACTTTTGTGCTGGCTTTGATACTTTGAAAAATTAGTGTTTGAAAATGTTGTATTACTTCATTCCATGAAGATTGTGTCATTTTTTAACATAAATAAGTGAGTGCTATTTGGATAATTTTCTTTTGGGTTCTGTGCTTTTAAATTCTGGAAGCAAGTTCCTTGTTAACTTAGGGAAGATACTTATCCCTTTACACTTTTACCCTTAGGATTTTGACCTGCAGACTTATTTCTATTGAAGcttctcaattttattttccgaACAGGTACTCAATCACGAAGGCATTTTGCATTGCATTTGTGATGACTTTCTTTAGTGCCTTTGATGTTCCTGTCTTCTGGCCAATTCTCCTCTTCTACTGGGTGACCCTCTTCACTCTTACTATGAGGAGACAAATAGCTCACATGATCAGATACAAATATGTACCATTTTCATTTGGAAAGATggtaaattttatattttccaTTCATGTGAAGTTGTTTTCATCAATTTTCTATGGCTGAGTTCATTCGATGGTGTTTTGAATATAATTATACCTTTGTTGCTGATAAAGATTTGGTTTTGTTTATTTCACTTTTAGCGGTATGATGGAAAGCGGGCATCAGCAGAAAGCACAACCCTTTCAGATGACTGAAATACAGGTTAATTGAAacttcatttgcttcatttaaGACACAGACCCACATGTGGCTAGATATCATTTGCAGTATATTTTGACAGATAGTGCAATCTGAGGATGTGATAGCAGCTGGAAAAGTTTGCTTTGAGGTCTACCATGGGCAACTGGATGTTTAATTCCCAGTTGTGTAGTTGTTTAGACTTTGGAATTCCTGAATGTTTTTTACGCGTTAGCAAAGGATTCAGCTCAAGTGAGATATTGGGGTTTTAAGGACTCATTGCATCGATTccttttcctttattttctgTTTCTGTACAAATGCCTCTTATTTCTGAATTCTTAGTCAAATAACGGGAATTTTAGGTACATTATGTTGCATGAATCTCCCTTCATTATTTGCAATGCGGTTATACTGATCTATATTTCACATTTTATCATCTATTTTCTATCTTtcattcttctcttttcttaatCCATTTGCTTTTGAGGAACCCCCTTTTCTTTAAACTACACAGAATGCAATTTTTCTCCCCTTATTGAAGATAGTGTCCATGGTAATCtttatacctttttttttttccctggGCACATTATTTTGATGAAACGATTACTTGGTCCATTCATTTAGTCATGGGAACCTTTTAAAAGGGGGTCTATTGTATAGCATTTGCTTAGGAAATTTCCCTGCCAATCTTTACGTGCCGTCTATATGAAATAAGAATAATCAATGATTGAACCCAGTGTGAACTTTTTCACTTGCCTAGATTTGTTTATTTGGTCATATCGTTGATGGTTGGtgaaagagtaatgatatatacacacctcatcttttaaacacttcatttccacatatttttgtttctacctctctcctcttatcatctatcacatctcatactttctctctcttactttttcttttcttcctatctctctcctcttccacctccttccacctcaaaatgaggtgtgaagaaaacattttccaacgGGTCAGTCATATCCGCAATGGATTGGTTATAAGTGGTTGTAAATTAAGAGGAATCTATCAAATCGTAGTTGCACGTATAGTTGAGCTCATGTTGCTCGTACAAAACAAAGGCTGATACAATTTAGCTGAAATTGTTTGGTAGTGTTGATGTTGTTTTTTCCGGTGCGACAAAAAGGAATCAGAAAGACTGAAATGAAACAAATTAAGCACTCGAAGCATTGGCTTAGACCAAATACAATGGTTTGTTGAGAGGGGGGTTGAATTTTGTTGAGGGTGTGCAGTGGTTGGTTGAGgtttgttgaagatgaggtgGGGGAGAAAAGTGTTGAGAGGAGTCAACAATGTTGAGAGGGGAGCCGGCTGCCATGTGACGGCTTCAGATTGGGAAATGTCAGGCGCGTGCTCTCCACGCGCAAACAAGGCGCGTGGGAGCCTActggaggagagagaaaattgaCGGGAATCTTTGAGTGTGACACGTGGCTGACTTTGATTGAGTCGCTGAATTTTTATCATCTTTattttttgaactcaattatttcatcgaaatttttttttaatggaaacttttttttaaccaaaattcatgattttttttcctctataaatagatacttggttcgtttgatttggacacagaaaaaaaaccaagtttttcaccatcttattatctttataagcctttgttttgaaatggattaCAACAattaccatttcaacacccagaattcttctaactACCCATTtaactaccaaaatcccaacaattatcaagatccaaatcaatttttcaagccacgtcctcaaaatcctaacaattatcaagatccaaatcaattttccaaccaatgtcctcaaaatcccaacaaattaatttaaatcgataattgtaattttatgtaatcataaaaacaaaaatataaaattaaataaaaatatgaaataaaaaagtggtggggtaggatgagtggtggggtagggtgttgaatgaaaaaccactggagtgggtaaaagttgaatgagtgttgaaatggagagagaagatgatgtggagtgttggaaagagaaaaaatagtgTTGAGAGTAAGTAAATTCAACAAACCATTGTATTTGGtcttatatataggaaatttCCTGTCCCTAGCCCCCATGGCTCTGCActccaaacaaaaaaatttagCACTCCAGCAGGCTCCACAAAGGATTTGGATATTCTGCGATTAGACAACTCAGATTTGAAAGATCAACTTTAGTCTCTAGTGGTCATTTTAAATCGGAGCTATCAGATTAAGACATATGACTACTGCACCATGACTGTAGCGGCTTTAGGGAATGACATTAGGAAACTCCAAGTGTAGGAAGGTTGTATTTTTTCTAGAAGGGTAAGTTTTTCCTTAATGGTCTCATAGCGAAGATTGTGCTAGAGTTTAACATAATaacaatgtttttattttatcaaaataGATGAGATTGAAGTCATAACACTTATATTAATGGGGATAACAATTCCTAACACTTTgattggtagagaagagagagatacaGAAGAGAGAGTATAGAAGAGAGAtgatgagtagagagaaatatgtgagaaatagagtagatttgtaggttgtttggtataatagagatagaagagaaagagaagagaaagaatgaggtgtaaagttatattttatattaaaagaCATTTGGaccaatatataaaataataaaataattgtatTCAGAAAAGACATAAGGACATAAAggtaaaaggaaagaaaaaacgtGATGAAGTTGCATCTCTCTTCAAAATGAAAAGACCAGAAAAAGCAGATGAATCACCCTCTTTCCCCTCTCTCTGCGCTACAGTAATTAAAACCAAACGATGGTGGAATAAAACTCTCTCCTCAAACTCCATCTACTTTATCTCTCTCTGCACAAAATCAGTGGTAACAAACAAAGCGTAAAGGAGCAATATGACAATGCTTAAAATACAACAATTGAACTCATACTATGCTTGTTCATACAGAGATATACCAAGAACGTGAAGAAGAAGACTTGCTCAAGACCATTTCTCAAATAGAACAATCAATAAACTTCAGCAACCCGAGCATGTAAGGGAGAATGTCAAATGGGTCATTGTGGCGAACGAAGAGATCAGAAAGAGGCTTTGGTTCGCTGTGTAGAATTTTGTCACATCGGCGTGAAGCAACTCGATGACCTGCGATAGGGTTCACAACGACAACGTCGACGCATATGAATGAGCTAGGATGCAATTTTGTGGAGAACGGTTGCAGACTGAAAGATGCTtgcaagaggaggaggagattttCTTGCTCTACACTACACTTAAATTTAACATTTTCTTGAATGTTAAATGATAGAGTGCACGAGGATGTAAGCACGACAGGAGCACGAGTAAGTTTCTGGTGGTTTTAAACCGTCAGAAATGTTTAACGCTTGCGGTTTTTTCTGGCACAGTAAActagtggcggtttaaaaccgccagaaaTGTGTAAACCTTGCGTTTTTTTTCTGGCACCGCAAATTAGTGGCGATTTGAAACCGCCACTAACTGTTGTTCGTGCACTCTCGTGCCAAATCCTGTCGGGCCAAATAGCACTGCTCATATGTATGTATAGAGGAGAAGTTTTTGCAACTTTGAGGGTAAAAATTAATTCAACAATTTATTACACTATATTGAAAATTTGACTGTGGTTATTTtggtaaaaatgaaaattattctcCAAGATTCAATCACATCTGTCCGTTTCATAGCAACCTCATTGTCTTTTTGCATTGTATTCACTAAACTTAATTG
This window harbors:
- the LOC130710971 gene encoding protein RER1A-like — its product is MDAEAEATSPAAAVSRWKFEVSRRYQHLLDKATPYVAKRWLGCLVVALVYALRVYMVEGFYIVSYGLGIYILNLLIGFLSPQVDPEVQDSGGPSLPTSTSDEFRPFVRRLPEFKFWYSITKAFCIAFVMTFFSAFDVPVFWPILLFYWVTLFTLTMRRQIAHMIRYKYVPFSFGKMRYDGKRASAESTTLSDD